In Hamadaea flava, a genomic segment contains:
- a CDS encoding helix-turn-helix transcriptional regulator has translation MELELTGNDVRELRMRRGLSQADLAAAVGVSRQTVNSIETGRYTPSLPLAIALARFFETTVEEMFHVKEQ, from the coding sequence GTGGAACTGGAGCTGACCGGCAACGACGTCCGGGAACTGCGGATGCGGCGCGGGCTGTCGCAGGCCGACCTGGCGGCCGCGGTGGGAGTCTCCCGGCAGACCGTCAACTCGATCGAGACGGGCCGGTACACCCCGTCGTTGCCGCTGGCGATCGCGCTGGCCCGCTTCTTCGAGACCACTGTGGAGGAGATGTTCCATGTCAAGGAGCAGTAA